One genomic window of Candidatus Nitrospira nitrificans includes the following:
- a CDS encoding thiamine pyrophosphate-dependent enzyme: MSLDYVKFSNGFEKFMPKEYRDMVEHGPFGKKVTVSQMGSFKEVLEEHPMCAGCAMTLFIRLAIIAFPNPEDTITVGTAGCGRLAISQAAIPFVYGNYGDQNGVASGLSRGLRLRFGDKPKDVVVMAGDGGTADIGFQQVLHSWFRKERFTTIMLDNEVYGNTGGQESGMTNRGAVLKMAPLGKKFEKMDMLQMAKVAGCAYVATVVPNNPRRVESVIKKAVLIAREVGSTYIQAYTSCNIEYAIPTDKVMEDAKTVENDRYQFTEYVSEEAKQYLAERYGYKEFLPKPAAAIPNKA, translated from the coding sequence AATTTTCCAATGGATTTGAGAAGTTCATGCCAAAGGAATATCGAGACATGGTGGAACATGGGCCTTTTGGAAAGAAGGTCACTGTTTCACAAATGGGGAGTTTCAAGGAAGTGTTGGAAGAACACCCCATGTGTGCCGGTTGCGCGATGACGCTCTTCATCAGACTTGCCATAATTGCGTTCCCCAATCCCGAAGATACCATCACTGTGGGGACGGCCGGTTGCGGTCGTCTAGCCATCTCTCAGGCTGCGATCCCCTTTGTTTACGGAAATTATGGTGACCAAAATGGAGTCGCGAGCGGATTGTCTCGCGGCCTTCGTCTTCGCTTTGGCGACAAGCCTAAGGATGTGGTCGTGATGGCCGGAGACGGCGGCACAGCGGACATCGGGTTCCAGCAAGTGCTCCATTCGTGGTTCCGCAAGGAGCGGTTTACGACCATCATGTTGGACAACGAGGTGTATGGAAATACCGGTGGGCAGGAAAGTGGTATGACCAACCGAGGTGCCGTACTGAAAATGGCTCCTCTCGGCAAGAAGTTCGAAAAGATGGATATGCTGCAGATGGCCAAGGTCGCGGGTTGTGCGTATGTGGCGACAGTCGTGCCGAATAATCCGCGCCGTGTGGAAAGCGTCATTAAGAAAGCGGTATTGATCGCTCGAGAAGTCGGATCGACATATATTCAGGCATATACTTCTTGCAACATTGAGTACGCTATTCCGACCGACAAGGTCATGGAAGATGCGAAGACGGTCGAGAACGATCGATACCAGTTCACGGAGTATGTCAGCGAAGAGGCCAAGCAGTATCTTGCCGAGCGCTATGGCTATAAGGAGTTCCTTCCCAAGCCGGCTGCCGCGATTCCTAACAAGGCCTAA
- a CDS encoding 2-oxoacid:acceptor oxidoreductase family protein yields MAKRFNIRMAGVGGQGVVTGSHILSTAVINAGGESTIVPFYGSEKRMAPVESYVRVSDEPIYEIGEITFPHIIIIFHPQVITHGKSYTMPFYFGLKEDGIALINNDGPMNLHRDQAAELQKLRAKLYYFPATKISLEVASMDLATNMALMGCIGAITGLTSMAGLDQAVKDRFLGKGFVVSGGTAALDSVVERKFKKKQELIEKNVAVMRAGWNYAVDHGWAATEVKRAEEPVATATATA; encoded by the coding sequence ATGGCGAAACGCTTCAATATTCGAATGGCAGGTGTCGGCGGACAGGGCGTCGTGACCGGCTCTCACATCCTGAGCACGGCCGTCATCAACGCCGGAGGGGAAAGCACGATCGTACCGTTCTATGGATCTGAAAAACGGATGGCGCCGGTCGAAAGCTATGTCCGTGTGTCGGACGAGCCGATTTACGAGATCGGTGAAATCACGTTTCCGCACATCATCATCATTTTTCACCCGCAGGTCATCACGCACGGCAAATCGTACACGATGCCGTTCTACTTCGGATTAAAAGAAGATGGAATTGCTTTGATCAACAATGATGGCCCGATGAATCTTCACAGGGATCAAGCAGCTGAGCTGCAGAAGCTTCGAGCGAAGCTATACTACTTCCCGGCGACCAAGATCTCATTAGAAGTGGCAAGCATGGATCTGGCCACGAACATGGCGCTGATGGGCTGTATCGGCGCGATTACAGGCCTGACGAGCATGGCGGGATTGGATCAGGCCGTCAAGGACCGGTTCCTCGGGAAAGGCTTTGTGGTATCCGGTGGTACTGCCGCGCTCGACAGTGTCGTTGAACGGAAGTTCAAGAAAAAGCAGGAGCTGATCGAGAAGAACGTCGCCGTCATGCGAGCGGGATGGAACTATGCGGTCGACCATGGGTGGGCCGCAACCGAGGTCAAACGCGCGGAGGAACCAGTGGCAACGGCCACTGCCACTGCGTAG
- a CDS encoding pyruvate ferredoxin oxidoreductase: MYLVADISVEICAAKSCKLCTQYCPEANTILYSEEMGKDQGFKYGSAYVAVDRCKGCAQCVWVCDNMAKNNAIKMIMIDQLPKAALTDNITYGDKSTTAVLASPVVG, encoded by the coding sequence ATGTACCTTGTAGCCGATATTAGCGTTGAAATCTGCGCTGCGAAGAGTTGTAAGCTCTGTACGCAGTACTGTCCGGAAGCCAACACCATCCTTTACAGCGAAGAGATGGGGAAGGATCAGGGATTCAAGTATGGGTCTGCTTATGTCGCGGTAGACCGTTGTAAAGGATGCGCGCAGTGCGTGTGGGTCTGTGACAACATGGCCAAGAACAATGCCATTAAGATGATCATGATCGATCAGTTGCCGAAGGCAGCGTTGACGGACAATATTACGTACGGAGACAAGAGCACCACTGCAGTGCTTGCGAGCCCTGTGGTTGGGTAA
- a CDS encoding carbon monoxide dehydrogenase beta subunit family protein: MAITQDTRERIIVPGPAGFHPPSAAQLGVALPDPGQGLYYGLLEPNEEVVIEEMARKMLTSPNATLFPGPLLLWAWNDHAVEKAKATLEIAAQIPEVMIIPMPDYRPKYPKIDPEEVINPNHPNLTIWGNKIEACIFIGVHCHYANLTLKMIRAGTNCCTMAICAEQGHEDAMLTIRDSDTLKIKRVAQIFKRIREELGIKLPENGENVRFTGTQSKVHGGKTHTNPMAFAPTPGGTGSAAMFGHSAEHMKREG; the protein is encoded by the coding sequence GTGGCAATCACACAAGATACCAGAGAGCGAATCATCGTCCCGGGTCCGGCGGGGTTCCATCCGCCGTCTGCGGCCCAGTTAGGTGTAGCCTTGCCGGATCCTGGGCAGGGATTGTACTACGGTCTTCTCGAGCCGAACGAGGAAGTGGTTATTGAAGAGATGGCTCGTAAGATGCTGACGAGCCCGAACGCGACACTTTTTCCAGGACCGCTGCTGCTCTGGGCTTGGAACGATCACGCCGTGGAAAAAGCGAAGGCGACGTTGGAAATTGCCGCGCAGATTCCGGAAGTCATGATCATCCCGATGCCGGATTATCGGCCGAAGTATCCGAAGATCGACCCTGAAGAAGTCATCAACCCGAACCATCCAAATCTGACGATCTGGGGCAATAAGATCGAAGCCTGCATCTTCATCGGTGTGCATTGCCATTATGCGAATCTCACCCTCAAGATGATTCGAGCGGGAACAAATTGCTGTACCATGGCGATCTGTGCGGAGCAGGGTCATGAGGATGCGATGCTGACGATTCGAGACTCCGATACGCTGAAGATCAAGCGCGTCGCACAGATTTTCAAGCGTATCCGGGAGGAGCTAGGAATCAAGCTACCGGAGAACGGCGAAAATGTTCGTTTTACCGGCACGCAGTCAAAGGTGCATGGCGGTAAGACCCACACTAATCCGATGGCGTTTGCTCCAACCCCTGGTGGGACGGGGAGCGCAGCGATGTTCGGTCATTCTGCCGAGCACATGAAGCGGGAAGGATAA
- a CDS encoding transketolase C-terminal domain-containing protein produces MFHEAPRTKEFITGSEAAKEAIRRSNVDLAIAYPITPQSETMQLVGVLYGEGYVKEYYRGEEEVGVMAAIAGGSRAGVRCYTATAGPGTLRGLEGIASWPGHRLPVVAMFTCRVVNAPLAIQPDNIEVSYLLNCGMIVFHAENQQDMFDFTMAGFTISEKNDVTLPVGVCCDGFFVTHARGYVRMQDRGIKLPPREAWRGAVPVLDAENPPARLSRDAPVQKSNFMAYNIHAVWQQEVWAAVERSRKYIDRYMGGLLTAENVDDAEVIIIASGSAAAQSREAVRLCKEKGMKVGLIKVRSLRPFPTKELRQLCGKAKLIVVPEFNYVGWLAKEVATAIYGFSNAKIIGGPRVYGGQSMPVELIVDEVESGVSGKKSTNVAMSQIMGGVNPDEVAHFMRSI; encoded by the coding sequence ATGTTTCACGAGGCGCCTCGGACAAAAGAATTCATCACCGGCAGTGAAGCGGCAAAAGAAGCGATCCGTCGTTCGAATGTGGATTTGGCTATCGCGTATCCGATCACGCCGCAGAGCGAAACCATGCAGCTCGTCGGTGTGCTCTACGGTGAAGGCTATGTGAAGGAATATTATCGCGGCGAAGAAGAAGTCGGGGTGATGGCGGCTATCGCCGGTGGGTCGCGAGCGGGTGTCCGTTGCTACACCGCGACGGCCGGTCCTGGTACGCTGCGTGGCCTCGAAGGCATCGCCTCCTGGCCAGGCCACCGTCTTCCGGTCGTCGCCATGTTTACCTGTCGTGTCGTCAATGCCCCGCTGGCCATTCAACCGGACAACATCGAAGTGTCCTATCTGCTCAACTGCGGCATGATCGTGTTCCATGCCGAAAACCAACAAGACATGTTCGATTTCACGATGGCCGGTTTCACGATCAGCGAAAAGAATGACGTGACATTGCCGGTCGGCGTCTGCTGCGACGGTTTTTTCGTCACCCATGCCCGTGGATATGTGCGCATGCAGGATCGTGGCATTAAGCTTCCGCCGCGTGAGGCGTGGCGCGGGGCCGTTCCCGTGCTCGACGCAGAAAATCCTCCCGCGCGTCTCTCCCGCGACGCTCCGGTCCAAAAGTCGAACTTCATGGCCTACAATATTCACGCTGTCTGGCAACAGGAAGTGTGGGCGGCCGTAGAGCGGTCGCGCAAATACATCGATCGATATATGGGCGGATTACTTACTGCGGAGAACGTCGATGATGCCGAAGTGATCATCATTGCGTCCGGCAGCGCTGCCGCGCAGTCGCGCGAAGCGGTCCGTCTCTGCAAAGAGAAGGGCATGAAGGTAGGCTTGATCAAGGTCCGCTCTCTTCGCCCATTCCCGACCAAGGAACTTCGTCAGTTGTGCGGCAAGGCGAAGCTGATCGTGGTTCCGGAATTCAACTACGTCGGCTGGTTGGCGAAGGAAGTGGCGACTGCCATCTACGGTTTCTCCAACGCAAAAATCATCGGTGGTCCGCGCGTGTACGGTGGTCAGTCGATGCCGGTAGAGTTGATCGTGGACGAAGTCGAATCCGGCGTGAGCGGTAAGAAATCCACGAACGTCGCCATGTCGCAGATCATGGGCGGCGTCAATCCTGACGAAGTCGCTCACTTCATGCGCAGCATCTAA
- a CDS encoding small ribosomal subunit Rsm22 family protein: MRSHNVTVSPLVLTAIEHVAKRDGGSRKRLSSAVLELSRLFTKGRNALSGSYLESPAFAAAYLNYFLPVNLSKIQVLLDEMPVGRIGETFSVLDVGSGPGTGALAVLDWWHQRYKDDTLSVVAVDRSPTALQQGEHLWSEYCQTADLTGTNLQPCQADVEQAGWVKKVEPRVPFDLIILANCLNEIHADATDPIVMRSCLVTELLAFLAPEGTLMIVEPALRETSRLLHQVRDRLLQEKRCTVYSPCLHENNCPALVKPDDWCHEERAWDPPSSIQEIDEEIGFIKDALKFSYLLLRKDGKTIVDRRPDVYRVVSELRELKGEKRAWLCNETGRPEIGRQDRLASPHNAPFDEWHRGAIVQIEKIVHKERRGKVSTLGRIEHNAAVQIVRPV; encoded by the coding sequence ATGCGCAGCCACAATGTCACCGTCTCGCCCCTGGTGCTGACTGCGATTGAGCATGTAGCCAAAAGGGACGGGGGCTCGCGAAAGCGCCTTTCATCCGCGGTTCTTGAACTCTCTAGGCTCTTTACGAAAGGGCGAAATGCGCTGAGCGGTTCCTACCTCGAATCTCCAGCTTTTGCCGCCGCATACCTCAATTATTTTTTGCCGGTGAATCTGTCAAAGATTCAAGTCCTTCTTGATGAGATGCCTGTCGGCCGGATCGGCGAAACATTTTCAGTGCTGGACGTAGGCTCTGGGCCCGGGACAGGGGCACTGGCTGTTCTCGACTGGTGGCATCAGCGATATAAGGATGACACGCTCTCGGTTGTGGCCGTGGACCGCTCTCCTACGGCGTTGCAACAAGGCGAACACCTTTGGAGTGAATATTGCCAAACGGCCGATCTAACAGGCACGAATCTTCAACCTTGCCAGGCAGATGTAGAACAGGCCGGGTGGGTAAAAAAGGTTGAGCCGAGAGTTCCATTCGATCTCATCATTCTCGCGAACTGCTTGAACGAGATCCATGCAGATGCGACAGATCCGATCGTGATGCGAAGCTGTCTCGTGACGGAGCTGTTGGCGTTTCTCGCACCCGAGGGCACCTTGATGATCGTGGAGCCGGCCTTGCGTGAGACTTCCCGACTGCTGCACCAAGTGCGCGACCGATTACTCCAAGAGAAGCGCTGCACCGTCTATAGCCCCTGTCTCCATGAAAACAACTGCCCGGCATTAGTAAAGCCCGATGACTGGTGCCACGAAGAGCGGGCCTGGGACCCACCAAGCTCAATTCAAGAAATTGATGAAGAGATTGGGTTCATCAAAGACGCGCTGAAGTTTTCGTATCTCCTGCTTCGAAAGGACGGGAAGACCATCGTCGATCGACGTCCGGATGTCTATCGAGTCGTGAGCGAACTGCGGGAGCTGAAAGGCGAGAAGCGGGCCTGGCTGTGCAACGAGACAGGACGTCCAGAAATCGGTCGACAGGATCGCCTTGCCTCGCCTCACAATGCGCCGTTTGATGAGTGGCATCGCGGCGCGATCGTGCAGATCGAAAAGATCGTTCACAAAGAACGAAGGGGAAAGGTGTCGACGTTGGGACGGATCGAACACAATGCAGCTGTGCAGATCGTTCGTCCAGTTTGA
- a CDS encoding dual specificity protein phosphatase family protein yields MHTITDNLLVGSIVDAQEPPETIGILLFVAEELSITPAAWVDYHRVPLREFAKADPTKLMEAVQWLESRAGKGRTLVCCRAGMGRSVSVVMAYLCCVEGRTYDEVLKLVMARRPGAMPLPNLQVAIEQVRQLRRAA; encoded by the coding sequence ATGCATACGATTACGGACAATCTGCTGGTCGGGAGCATCGTCGATGCGCAGGAGCCTCCTGAGACAATCGGCATACTCCTATTCGTGGCAGAGGAGCTTTCAATCACGCCGGCCGCATGGGTCGATTATCATCGAGTCCCCTTGCGGGAGTTCGCGAAGGCGGATCCCACCAAACTGATGGAAGCCGTTCAATGGCTTGAGTCTCGTGCCGGAAAAGGACGGACCCTGGTCTGTTGTCGGGCGGGAATGGGCCGCTCAGTGTCCGTGGTGATGGCCTATCTGTGTTGCGTGGAGGGTCGGACCTACGATGAAGTTCTGAAGTTGGTCATGGCCCGGCGGCCTGGAGCCATGCCGCTGCCGAATCTCCAGGTCGCCATTGAACAAGTGCGCCAGCTCCGGCGCGCCGCGTAG
- the mutM gene encoding bifunctional DNA-formamidopyrimidine glycosylase/DNA-(apurinic or apyrimidinic site) lyase, which produces MPELPEAEVVARQIRSRLLGAPLGDVWVGRADIVREGFSTLSWYPGASLQSVERFGKSVALGFMKDKVCRYVVAELGMTGLLLFQSTPTKHPQHVHVKMLFEDTYEPELRYWNPRRFGRLSLLDRAGLDRYRTRRFGLDPLSASQQDFVSLLQVRRGRLKSLLMHQQVIAGVGNIYANEILFRAGLHPHAQISRLSVAGVEKLYRIMGEVFHEAIACGGSSVRDFFAPDGTEGQYKRRHLVYGKEGQPCPNRCGQVIRRLQGERSSFVCPACQNCTMSR; this is translated from the coding sequence ATGCCGGAGCTCCCAGAAGCAGAAGTCGTGGCTCGACAAATCCGTTCTCGTCTTCTTGGCGCGCCGTTAGGAGATGTGTGGGTCGGGCGGGCGGATATCGTGCGAGAGGGATTCTCGACCTTATCTTGGTATCCCGGCGCCAGCCTGCAGTCTGTCGAGCGATTCGGCAAGAGTGTGGCCCTTGGATTTATGAAGGACAAGGTCTGTCGCTATGTCGTGGCTGAACTTGGGATGACCGGACTTCTCCTGTTCCAGTCCACGCCGACGAAACACCCACAGCACGTCCATGTGAAGATGTTGTTTGAAGACACGTATGAGCCGGAATTGCGGTATTGGAACCCCCGTCGGTTTGGGCGGCTGTCGTTGTTGGATCGAGCAGGATTGGACCGATATCGCACCCGCCGATTTGGACTGGATCCGCTCTCCGCGTCGCAGCAGGATTTTGTGAGCCTGTTGCAAGTTCGACGCGGCCGGCTCAAATCGCTCTTGATGCATCAACAAGTCATCGCCGGAGTCGGGAATATCTATGCGAATGAGATTCTCTTTCGAGCCGGTCTGCACCCCCATGCTCAAATCAGCAGACTGTCGGTGGCCGGGGTTGAAAAGCTTTACCGGATCATGGGTGAGGTTTTTCATGAGGCGATTGCCTGCGGAGGATCGAGCGTCCGAGATTTTTTTGCTCCCGACGGAACAGAGGGGCAATATAAACGCCGACATCTGGTGTATGGAAAAGAGGGACAGCCCTGCCCCAATCGCTGTGGACAGGTTATCCGCCGTCTCCAAGGTGAACGGAGTTCATTTGTGTGTCCTGCCTGCCAGAACTGCACAATGTCACGGTGA
- a CDS encoding sigma-54 interaction domain-containing protein has product MDEHDKTRTLARYLEETLARAKLVGKARCFLQVIEDLSTIEKSDAAVLLMGETGTGKELFARAIHYLSGRADGPFVALNCGSLPDTLLEDELFGHERGAFTDAHLRRSGLIAQAENGTLFLDEVDSLSARAQVVLLRVLQDKKYRAVGASGERQADVRILAATNARLDQSVQRQTFRADLYYRLSVFTLSLPPLRDRKDDIAELAAHFIKKHAPTERGPVRLTPAAATAMLGYDWPGNVRELENAVIRGIHRAKRNEWIDAQDLGLPLPNDEQTEGGPPPGAQTLKALKQQNIIWFERKYLMSLMTECRGNVTHAARKAGKERRAFGRLLQKYQIDPKGFAFPAS; this is encoded by the coding sequence ATGGACGAGCACGATAAGACAAGGACGCTGGCGCGTTATCTCGAAGAAACATTGGCCCGGGCAAAGTTGGTGGGGAAGGCCCGCTGTTTCTTGCAGGTGATCGAGGACCTGTCCACGATCGAGAAGAGCGATGCCGCTGTCTTGCTCATGGGTGAGACGGGGACCGGGAAAGAACTGTTTGCGCGGGCCATTCACTATCTGAGCGGCAGGGCCGACGGCCCGTTCGTCGCCCTGAATTGTGGTTCCTTGCCCGACACGCTGCTTGAAGATGAGTTATTCGGGCACGAGCGAGGAGCGTTCACGGATGCGCATCTACGCAGATCCGGCCTGATCGCGCAAGCTGAAAACGGGACACTCTTTCTGGATGAAGTGGATTCCCTGAGCGCGCGGGCACAGGTGGTTTTACTCCGTGTGCTCCAGGATAAAAAGTACCGGGCCGTAGGAGCCAGCGGCGAGCGGCAGGCCGATGTAAGAATTCTTGCGGCGACCAACGCGAGGCTGGATCAGTCGGTTCAACGGCAGACCTTTCGCGCGGACCTCTACTATCGGCTGTCGGTCTTTACTCTCAGCCTGCCGCCCCTCCGCGACCGAAAGGACGATATCGCCGAATTGGCTGCCCACTTTATTAAGAAGCATGCGCCGACAGAGCGGGGCCCTGTTCGACTGACCCCTGCCGCAGCGACGGCCATGCTCGGCTACGATTGGCCTGGTAACGTCAGAGAACTTGAAAATGCGGTCATTCGTGGCATTCACCGGGCAAAGAGGAATGAATGGATCGATGCGCAGGATCTTGGATTGCCTTTGCCGAACGATGAGCAAACTGAGGGCGGGCCGCCGCCCGGCGCACAGACCCTCAAAGCCCTGAAGCAGCAAAATATCATATGGTTTGAGCGGAAGTATCTGATGAGTCTGATGACGGAGTGCCGCGGCAATGTCACGCATGCGGCTCGCAAGGCAGGGAAAGAACGACGGGCATTCGGCCGATTGCTCCAGAAATATCAAATCGATCCGAAAGGTTTCGCATTTCCCGCTTCGTGA
- a CDS encoding ATP-binding protein, giving the protein MKKQAVRRESKPDPAVTQGLTNIVDDPIAKTSNSAAADTVTSHEQSYAGLLPLLTRLDRRLAAAVEAAERLFAARAGGDLYRGLAISPADVAAALGRTPGEPFPPLSLQGYEIAEATHSLSLRRLLWLQRVYGLTDFDLDVILIGLAPELDLRYERIYAYLHDDISRRRPSIDLALNLLCVSAGQKLQQRERFAPDAPLVRNRVIDIFADPHHVNPPLLSRHYRVDEQIVRLLLLEDSLDSRLAAFCEMAAPLPSDERAPLAESMEQELHAVASVHAQSPVRLYFHGPSYCGQVEAVGLLATVLDIRVLNADLHRLGADAASTRDSTFTVLVREAWFRGALLYLRGIDKAAESLLPNQWNVLWRALKDLPVHFVFEGKQAWIPSADKPPGVVTRAFAYPDLAQRTQWWRQCLRQHKLEMEEESLIRLAQRYRMTNAQIQDAAAVAASSAGKSQAQALFAAARAQCGHDLAVLATKIKPHATWDDLVLPADETAQLREVCDRFNYRDKVLNEWGFAKKLSYGLGITALFSGGSGTGKTMAAEVMANALGLDLYRIDLAQVVSKYIGETEKNLDKVFTAATNANAILFFDEADALFGKRSEVKDSHDRYANLEISYLLQKMEQYEGIAILATNLSDNLDQAFTRRLAFSIHFPFPDEAARLQLWTRAWPEAVPIATSVDRNLLAREVKLAGGNIKNIAVTAAFKAAGNGGVVDMAHMSESVRRESQKNGLAHVSVASVWAR; this is encoded by the coding sequence ATGAAGAAACAAGCGGTACGGAGAGAAAGCAAACCGGACCCTGCTGTCACACAAGGTTTGACGAACATCGTGGACGACCCTATAGCCAAAACATCCAATTCAGCTGCCGCCGATACGGTGACGTCCCATGAGCAGAGTTATGCCGGCTTGCTCCCGCTCTTGACGCGCCTCGACCGGCGTCTGGCGGCGGCCGTCGAAGCGGCCGAGCGCCTGTTTGCCGCGCGCGCCGGGGGAGATCTCTATCGAGGTCTGGCTATCTCTCCGGCCGATGTGGCAGCGGCACTCGGGCGTACGCCAGGAGAACCGTTCCCTCCACTCAGCTTACAAGGTTACGAGATCGCAGAAGCCACTCACTCGCTCAGTCTGCGGCGGTTGCTATGGCTCCAGCGTGTGTACGGGCTGACGGACTTTGATCTGGACGTGATCCTGATCGGGCTCGCGCCTGAACTAGACTTGCGCTACGAGCGGATCTACGCATACCTGCATGATGATATCAGCCGGCGCCGCCCCAGCATCGACCTCGCGCTCAATCTACTGTGCGTCTCAGCGGGACAGAAACTCCAGCAGCGCGAGCGGTTCGCGCCCGATGCACCGTTGGTGCGCAATCGTGTGATCGACATCTTCGCCGATCCGCATCACGTCAATCCGCCGCTGTTGTCGCGCCACTATCGCGTCGATGAGCAGATCGTTCGGTTGCTGTTGCTCGAGGATAGCCTGGATTCACGGCTCGCCGCATTTTGCGAGATGGCCGCGCCGCTGCCGTCGGACGAACGAGCGCCGCTTGCAGAATCGATGGAGCAAGAGCTCCATGCGGTAGCCTCCGTCCATGCGCAATCGCCGGTACGGCTCTACTTTCACGGACCGTCATACTGCGGGCAAGTCGAGGCCGTCGGGTTGCTGGCAACGGTGCTTGATATCCGTGTGCTTAACGCCGATCTCCACAGGCTCGGTGCAGATGCCGCGTCAACACGAGACAGCACATTCACTGTACTGGTGCGCGAAGCCTGGTTCCGCGGCGCGTTGCTCTATCTGCGAGGCATTGATAAGGCCGCGGAATCCCTGCTCCCCAATCAGTGGAACGTTTTGTGGCGGGCGCTCAAGGATTTGCCTGTCCATTTCGTTTTCGAAGGCAAGCAAGCATGGATACCCTCCGCCGACAAGCCGCCTGGCGTGGTGACGCGCGCCTTCGCCTATCCGGACCTTGCGCAACGCACGCAATGGTGGCGGCAGTGTCTACGGCAACACAAGCTGGAGATGGAAGAGGAATCGCTGATCAGACTGGCGCAGCGCTACCGGATGACGAATGCCCAGATCCAAGATGCCGCGGCGGTTGCCGCTTCATCGGCGGGGAAGTCCCAGGCGCAAGCCCTCTTCGCCGCCGCGCGCGCCCAATGCGGACATGATCTGGCTGTGCTCGCCACAAAGATTAAGCCACATGCCACCTGGGATGACCTCGTGTTACCCGCCGATGAAACAGCGCAATTGCGCGAAGTCTGCGACCGCTTCAACTACCGCGATAAAGTCCTCAATGAATGGGGCTTCGCAAAGAAGCTCTCTTATGGCCTCGGCATCACCGCGCTGTTTTCCGGTGGATCGGGCACCGGCAAGACCATGGCGGCCGAAGTCATGGCCAACGCGCTGGGGCTGGATCTGTACCGGATCGACCTTGCCCAGGTCGTGAGCAAATACATCGGCGAGACGGAAAAGAACCTCGACAAAGTCTTCACCGCGGCGACGAATGCCAACGCCATTCTATTCTTCGACGAGGCCGACGCGCTGTTCGGCAAGCGCTCGGAAGTGAAAGATTCACACGACCGCTATGCCAACCTCGAAATCAGTTATCTGCTGCAGAAAATGGAGCAGTACGAGGGCATCGCGATCCTAGCCACCAATCTGAGCGACAATCTCGACCAGGCATTCACGCGGCGGCTCGCGTTCAGCATCCATTTCCCGTTTCCGGACGAGGCGGCACGATTGCAGCTTTGGACGCGTGCATGGCCGGAAGCGGTACCGATTGCCACATCCGTAGATAGGAACCTACTTGCGCGTGAAGTGAAGCTGGCTGGGGGAAATATCAAAAACATCGCAGTCACGGCGGCGTTCAAGGCGGCGGGGAATGGCGGCGTCGTTGATATGGCGCACATGTCCGAGTCGGTGCGGAGGGAGTCGCAGAAAAACGGTCTTGCGCACGTGTCGGTGGCGTCTGTTTGGGCCCGGTGA